CCGCTTGGGTTGCCTGATTGGGGTTTTGCGGCCCGGGGATCATCCCGGGTCGCCCTGTTTGTCAGCGTCGGGCCGCTCGGGCGGGCGACAGGACCGCCTTCAGCGGCAGCCGGCCGCCACCGGCCCGGTCGGCCCACTGGGCCAGGAAGAGCTCGCCGGCGGCGACGGCGTCCGCCAGGGCGTCGTGGGCGCGATGGGGCGGGAGGCCCCAGGCCCCGCGCACCGCGTCCAGTCGCAGGTCGGCGGCGCGCACGGGCTGTCCCCGGCGCTGCCGGTGGCGGTGCTCCAGCCACTGGGTATCCACCACCGCCGCCGCAAAGCGGCCACCGTACACCGCCCGGCAGGCCCGATCCAGAAAGGCCAGCTCGAAGGGGGCGTAGTGGGCCAGCAGGACCCGACCGGCCAGCCGCTCCAGGAGCTCTCCCATCGCCGAGGCCAGGGATTCCCCCCCGGCCACGGCGGTGTCGGTGAGGCCGTGGATGGCGACGCTGTCCGCCCCCACGGCCCCTTCGGGCCGTACCGGCAGGCCGAGCCCCTGGCCCAGCTCCAGCCGTCCGCCCCGCAAGGGTACCAGCCCCATGCTGATGATCTCATCCCGGGCCGGATCGAGCCCGGTGGTCTCCAGATCCAGGGCCAGGAATTCCACCTCGCGGCAGTCGCTTCCCGGCGCCGGAAAGGGAATGGCCAGGTAGTCGGCCAGCGGCCCCGGCGGCGCCCGCCGGGCCAGCCAGCGCCGCCGCCACTGACCGCCGGCCATCATCCGAAGCGCCCCGCCTCGTAGCGCTGGGCCAGCGCGGATTGATGGGTCTGGATGATCCGGAAGGCGTCCTTGAGGTGGTGGCGCTGCAGCCTTGAGAGGGAGGCCGGATCCAGGTGGTTGTCCGGGCGCTCGCCGGCGCGCAGCGCCTCGGTCTGGTGGCGGATGCGCAGGTCGCCGAGCAGGGCGAAGGCATCCGCGAGTTCGGCGGCATCCCCGGCGTTCATTGAGTCCGTGCCCAGGGCCCGAAGCCGGTCCAGCGTGGCATTCTCCCGGAGGCCCGCGCCCAGGGCGTGGATCCGGGCGAGATCCACGATGGGGATGAGGCCGTCGCGCTTCAGGTCCAGGGTATGGGCATGGTCCCCGCTGCGGTCGACCACGAACTGGCGGAAGAAGCCCAGGGGCGGCCGGCGGCTGAGGGCATTGCCGGCCAGCGCCGCCCGGAAGGCGGAGTGGTCGGCGGTCCAGGCCAGGAACTCCGTGCGCAGTTCCTCCACCGCCTCCCGCGCGGCAGGGGTGCCGGCGGTGACCGAGAGGTCGAAGAAGATGCTGGCATGCATCAGCGCCTGCGGCTCCGGCTCGTGGGTCCAGCGCCGGAAGTATTCCCGCCACGTGGCCAGCGGCTGGCACCAGTCCGGGTTGGTGGCCATGACGTTGCCGGGGCAGTAGGGGAAGCCGGCGGCATCCAGGCCGTCGGAGACCCGCCGGGCGAACTCGGCGAACCAATCCCACCCCTCGGCATCCGGCTCTTCCAGGAGGACCAGGCCGTTGTCCTGATCCGAACCCGCCGTGGCCTCCCCCCGGGCCACGGAGCCGCAGGTGATCCAGGCCCAGCCCACCGGGGGCGGGCCCCGCTCGGCGGTCAGCTCCGTCTCGGCCAGCTCGGTGAGCCGCCGGGTCACGGCCTCGGCCACGGCGGTCACCGCGCGGGTAACGTGGCTGGCATCGGCGCCGGCGGCGACCATCTGGGGCTGGAGTTCCCGCAGGCGCTCTCCCACGCCCGCCAGCGCGGTTCGATCTTCGGCGCGGCGGATGTCGCCCACCAGGTAGAGGGCATCCCCGGCGCGCAGGCGCAGCAGATCGCCGCTGGAGATGACCCCGGCCGGGTGCCGGTTACGGACCACCGGCAGGTGGTGGACACCCAGCCGGGTCATGGCCATCAGCGCCTCCAGGGCGCTCTCCGTCGCCTCCACGGTGGCCGGCTCGGGGGTGGCGATGGTCCCCACCGGCTCACCCGGATCGCGGCCGGCTGCCAGGCAGCGGTTGCGCAGGTCGCGGTCGGTGACGATGCCGGTCAGGGCCCCGTCGGCGTCGGTAACTAGCAGGGAGGAGACGCCGGCGCGCGCCATGGCGGCGGCGGCCTCCCGGATGGGGGCGTCGGCGGCAATGGTCGCCGCCGGACGCTTGAGCAGATCCCCCACGGCCAGGCCGGCGAGGTCGCCGCCCGGGCCGGGGGTCTGGTGGGCCGCGCTCAGCGCGGCCCGGAGTCGATCACGCTCGCCGGCGGCCAGGGCGCCGGCGAGTTCGGTATGGTCCGTGGCGAGGTGTTGGACCTCCACGCACGGCAGGCCGTAGATGAGGGCATCCTCGACCACGCGACCCTGGAGCGCGGCGCCGTCGCAGGCGCCGGCCAGGGCCCCCTCATCCAGGCGGTCGAGGAGGTGGCCGTGGTTGTCCGTGAGTTCCACCGCCCCGGTCCGGAGGAGGTAGAGCGTCTCCCCCTCCGGCTCGGCCGGCGGGAAGGCCGCCCCGGCCCGCAGGTAGCGGGCGTGGAGTCGGCCGGCCACCGCCGCCAGGGTCGCCTCGGGGAGGTCGGCCAGGGCGGGGATGGTGGCCAGGAAGGCACGGACGTCGGCCGGTTCCATGGGGCTACCCGGTCCCCGCCTAGTGGCCGGTGGCCCCGCCGGCGCCGCGGGGCACCCGGATGCTGGCGACCAGCTCCTGGATGGACTGCGGCGGGGCGGCGGTCACCTTGGAGACGGTCCAGGCCACGGCGAAGTTCAGCAGCATGGCCAGGCCGCCGATCCCCTCGGGGGAGATCCCGAACAGCCAGTTCTCCGGCACGTCCGCGGCGAAGGGCTCCACGAAGACGCCCTTGAAGTAGATGATGTAGGCCAGCGTGAAGACCAGGCCCACCACCATGCCGGCGATGGCCCCCTCGCGGTTCATGCGCTTGTTGAAGATGCCCATGATGATCACCGGGAAGAGGCTGGCCGCCGCCAGGCCGAAGGCGAAGGCCACCACCTGGGCCACGAAGGCGGGTGGGTTGGCCCCCAGGTAACCGGCGATGAGGATGGCCGTGGCGGCTGCGATCCGGCCGGCGGCCAGCTCGCCCCGCTCGCTGATCTGCGGCCGGAAGGTCCGCTTGAGAAGGTCGTGGGAGATGGCCGAGGAGATCACCAGCAGCAGGCCGGCCGCGGTGGACAGCGCCGCGGCCACGCCGCCGGCGGCCACCAGGGCGATCACCCAGTTGGGCAGGTCGGCGATCTCGGGGTTGGCCAGGACCATGATGTCGCGGTCCACGTAGACCTCGTTGGCGAAGGGCGCCCCCTCCACCGGCTCGCCGTCGCCGGGGTTGGCGACCAGTCGCTGGCCGTGCTCGCCGGTCTGGTCGGTGAACTGCGGCTTGCCGTCCAGGGCGGAGCCGGCGGCGTACTGCAGCTTGCCGTCGCCGTTGTGGTCGTGCCAGGCGATGAGGCCGGAGTGCTCCCAGGTGGAGAACCACTCGGGCATGGCCTCGTACTCGGTGCCCTGCTCCTCGGGACCGTTCACGGTGTTGATGAAGTTCCAGTGGGAGAGGGCGCCCACCGCCGGGGCGGTGGTGTAGAGAAGGGCGATGAACAGCAGCGCCCAGCCGGCGGAGCGGCGGGCATCGCGGACCTTGGGCACGGTGAAGAAGCGCACGATGACGTGGGGCAGGCCGGCGGTGCCGACCATCAGCGCCAGGGTGATGAAGAAGACGTCCACCGTCGGCTTGCTGCCCTCGGTGTAGGGCCCGAAGCCCAGGTCCACCAGGGTCTGGTCCAGCTTGGCCAGCAGGTCGGTGCTGGTGCCGGCCAGGTCGGCGCCCAGGGCCACCTGCGGGATGGGGTTGCCGGTCACCTGCAGAGCGATGAAGACTGCCGGGACGGTGTAGGCGAAGATCATCACCACGTACTGGGCGACCTGGGTGTAGGTGATGCCCTTCATGCCGCCGAGGACGGCGTAGACGAAGACCACGCCCATGCCGATGATGAGGCCGGTGAGCAGCTCCACCTCCAGGAAGCGGGAGAAGACGATGCCGACACCGCGCATCTGCCCCGCCACGTAGGTGAAGGAGATGAAGATCAGGCAGATCACCGCCACCACGCGGGCGGTATCGGAGTAGTACCGGTCGCCGATGAACTCCGGCACCGTGAACTTCCCGAACTTGCGCAGGTAGGGCGCCAGCAGCAGGGCGAGCAGCACGTAGCCGCCGGTCCAGCCCATGAGGTAGACCGAGCCGTCATACCCCAGGAAGGCGATGAGGCCGGCCATGGAGATGAAGGAGGCGGCGGACATCCAGTCGGCGGCGGTAGCGGCGCCGTTGGCCACCGGATGAACGCCCCCACCGGCGATATAGAATTCGCCGGTGCTGCCGGCCTTCGCCCAGAAGGCGATGCCGAGGTAGAGGGCGAAGGTCGCGCCCACCACCAGATAGATCAGTGTCTGCAGTTCCATGAGGTCGATTCCCCGTTATCGTTGTCGTCGGTCGAATGGGCGGTGATTCCGCGTTCGGACGGCGCTACTCCTCGTGGAAGTCGTGCTCCCGGTCCAGCCGGTTCATGCGCCAGGCGTAGTAGAAGATGATGAGCAGGAAGGTGTAGATGGAGCCCTGCTGGGCGAACCAGAAGCCCAGCTTGTAGCCGCCGAGCTGGATCTGGTTGAGCGGCTCCACCAGCAGGATCCCGAAGCCGAAGGAGACGATGAACCAGACCGCCAGGCAGCCGGCCAGGATCCGTAGATTCGCCTTCCAGTAGTTATCTGCACGTTGCTCGTCGTTCATGCTTCCTCCCCGGTTGGTTGTCACACCTTGGTTGTTACAGCTGATAGTCCAGCGCCAGGCGCGCCTGGAGCTTGCGGGCCTGGCGGAAGGCCTCCTTGAGGATCCGGCGGTGGAGCTCGTTGAGCCCGTCCGGATCCACGCGGTTGTCCAGTGGCTCGCCGGCGGCCGCCTGCCGCCGGTGCTGCTCCATGCGCAGCCACTGGATGAATTCGTAGGCGTCGCGCCAGGCGGAGGCGTCGTCGGGATCCAGGCCGCCGGCGGTCACCACGGCTTCCAGCCGGTCCAGGGTGTGGGTGGCCGCCACGCCGTGGGCCAGGGCCAGCAGCCGGGCGGCATCCACGAAGGGGGCGAGCCCCTGGACCTTGAGGTCGACGCCGGGGCGGCCGTCGTCGCCGGCGGAGCGCTTGATCTCGCCGAACAGCCCCAGGGGCGGACGGTTGCGCAGGGCGTTCTCGGCCATCTGGCGGCGGAAGCGCGAATTGGCCGCCACCGCCTCGCCCAGCCAGCCGCGCAGGGCCGCCGCCGGCTCCGGATCCCCCCAGAGGGGACGGAAGTCGAAGAAGACGGTGGCGTTCAGCAGGTGCTGGGGCGTGCCCTGGTCGATCCAGCGGGCGAAGCGCTCGCGCCACTCTCCGGCGGTGAGGCAGCAGTCGGGGTTGCTGGCCATGATGTTGCCGGGGCACAGCGGGAATCCCACCCGGGCCAGCCCGTCGTTGATGGTCCCGGCCAGGGAGAGCAGTTCGGCGCGGGCGGCCTCCACATCGCCGTCGGCCGGCTCGAAGAGGATGCCGTTGTCCTGGTCGGTCTTGAGGGTCTGCTCCCCGCGGCCCTCGCTGCCGAAGGCGAGCCAGGTGAAGGCGGTCCGCGGCCGGCCGTGCTCGGCGAGGATGTGATGGATCACGGCCCGGGTCAGGCGGTCGTTGAGGGTCGCCACCACGCGGGTGATGGCGTCGGCCCCGGCCCCCTGGGCCAGGAGGCGACCGATAAAGGCGTGGACGTCGGCCTGCAGGGCGGCCAGGGCGGCGATATCCGGCGCGTCGGCGATGGCGCGGGCCAGGGCGACCAGGCCGGCGTCGCCACCCACCACGGCGGCCTCGCTTACTACCCCGGCCACCGCCCCGTCGCGGGTAAGGAGAAGATGGCGGCGGCCGGACTCGGCCAGGGCGCGGGCCGCCGCCCAGGCGGGGGCGGTGATGTCCAGGGCGGGGGCTTCGGCGTCGGCCAGCTCGCCCACGGGGGTGGCCAGGTCCCGGCCGGCGAGGGTGACCCGGGTGGCGATGTCCCGCAGGGTGATGATCCCTGCCGGGTGACCGGCGGCGTCGGTGACCGCGATGGCCTCGCCCTCGTCGCGCTCCAGCTCGGTGAGGGCATCGCGCAGCGCCGTACTGGCCGGGGCGATGACGGCCGGGGTCGGGGTCAGCTCGCCCAGGGGGGTGCCCAGGGGCGAGGAGGCCGGGGTCCCGGAGGCGGGGGCGCCGCGGCGCAGGGCCTGATCCAGCAGGCTGGCCAGGCGGCGGGCGCAGAAGTCGCCGAAGACCGGGCTCGCCTCGCGCAGTCGGTCGAACTCCGAGCGCGGCAGCTCGAAGCAGAAGGTGTCCTCCACCGCCCGGTGGCGGGTGCGTACCGGCCGGTGGCCCAGCAGGGCGCCGATGGGGAAGCTCTCGCCGGTGACCAGCTCCCACGCCTCGCCGTCACCGCCGGTCTCCCCGCGTACCCGGCCCTGTTTGATGATGTAGAAGTACTCCGCTGGTCCCTGCTCCGGGGCGGTGATCACCTCGCCCCGGGCGAAGAAGGCCAGCTTGGCCCGCGCCGCCAGGCTCTGCAGCTCCGCCGTCCCCATCTGGGCAAAGGGGGCGTGGCGGCGCAGGAAGTCGACGGTGGGCTGGAGGGCGTCGGTGTCACTCATGGGGGTCCGGTCGGCATTGCCCGTGGGACGGCCTGCGGCCGCTGTATTCCCTGGAGGGAAAGCAGATGTCGTGCCAGCGCCGGGAGGGCGCCATGGCGGGGAGAGGAGGGAGGTTGGTCGTGGGCCCGTTACCGGCCGTAACGGGCAGTGTTACGCAAGGTAACGTCGAGGCGGGGCGGTCTCAGGAGCGGGCCTCGGTCTCCAGCCGATGGATGAAGCGCTGGAGGGTGGCCTCGGTGGCGTTATTGAGCCGGGTAAAGCGGCAGCCGATGCGACGGACCTCGCGTCCGTTCATCAGGGTGGTGTCGAAGGAGTTTCGCACCTCCAGCTCCAGGGTCACCTCGCCCATTTCCTGGAGGTGCAGGGTGGCCTCCGGGATGGTGGTATGAGGCTCCACCTCGATCTCGCACTGATCATCCAGCATGCCCAGGCCGCCGATGGAGATGTCCTGGACCGGCAGGGTCTGGATGTCCCCGTGGCGGTCGGTGAAGGAGCAGGTGACCGGGTCTTCCGAGGCGCGCGGGACCGGGGCGCGGAAGGCCTGGCGTCGCTGCAGTCGCAACAGCTCCCTGGGCATGGGGATGAGAAAGACCGGCTCCCCCTGCATCCGGGCCGGCTGGATGGAATCGGCGGTGAACTGGAGGGTGACGTTGTTGTGCTTGGTATCGAACAGGACCTCCGAGGCGTCGAGCATGCGGTCATCGGCGGATCCGTTCTCGCGGCGCTCCAGGAGCACCATGTTCTTCTTGGGGTCGACGTGGACGATGGTGGTGGCCAGGAAGCCGCTGGGGGAGTCGTCGAAATAAGCGCTGATCTGCCGCGCGCCCTTCTGCAGGCTGCGCAGGACCGAGGTGATCTCCACCGGCGATTTCACCAGGTAGTCGGCGTAGGCGTTGAGGCCGATGAGACGGACGGCCTGACGCCCCATGGCTTTCTCCTGCGCGGATTCGGACGAGGAATCGGTCATAGCGGGCCTTAGCCACCACCCTGGGAGTATTCAACTCGATAATTTATCGAAAATGGTTCCCGCTGGATAGAGCCGCTATCCCGGTCGCCGAGGGATTCCCAGCCGCTGCCGCCGTTCCCAGAGGGTCTTGCGGCTGACCCCCAGCCGCCGGGCCAGCTCCGTCTCCGTGAGCTCACCCTCATGGCTGCGGACGAAGTGGATAAAGTACTCGTCCAGGGAGAGGTCATCGGTGGGGCCCTCGGGCCGGGCCGGGGTCGGCTCCAGCCCCAGGGCGGCGGTGTCGATGGCCTCGCTGTCGGCGAGGATTACCGCCCGCTCGATGGCGTTCTCCAGTTCCCGGACGTTGCCGGGCCAGTCGTGTTCGCGTACGGCGCGGCGGGCTGCCTCGGTAAGGGCCAGGGGCGGGCGGTTGAGCCGGTGGCAGGCGCGTTCCAGCAGCGCCTCGGCCAGCGCCTCCACGTCGCCGCCCCGCTCGCGCAGGGGCGGCAGGCGGATCTCCATGACCTGCAGGCGGTAGTAGAGGTCCTCGCGGAAGTCGCCCTTGGCTACCAGCGTGCGCAGGTCGCGGTGGGTGGCGGCCACCAGCCGGACATCCACGTGGCGCGCGCCCGTGGCGCCGACCCGGCGCACCTCGCCGGCCTGGAGGACGCGCAGCAGCCGCGCCTGGGCCTCGGCGGGGAGCTCGCCGATCTCGTCCAGGAAGAGGGTACCGCCCTCGGCGGCCTCCACCAGCCCGCGGTGCTGGCGGTCGGCCCCGGTGAAGGCGCCCTTCTCGTGGCCGAAGAGCTCCGACTCGATGAGGCCGGCGGGGATGGCGGCGCAGTTGACGGTGATGAAGGGGCCGTCCTTGCGGGGGCTGGCGTCGTGGATGGCGCGGGCAGCCAGTTCCTTGCCGGTGCCCGATTCGCCCAGGACCAGAACGGTGGCACTGGTGGGGGCGACCCGCTGGAGGCGATCGAAGACCGCCTGCATGGCCGGGCTCTCCCCGATCATGCCGCCCACCGGGTAATGGGCCTCCACCTGGGACTTCAGGGCGGCGTTCTGGCGCTCCAGGTCGGCGGTGCGCAGGGTCCGATCCACCAGAAGGACCAGCTCGTCGTGGTCGAAGGGCTTGGCCAGGTAGTCCACCGCCCCCTGCTTCATGGAGTCCACCGCCGAGCGCACCGAGGCGTAGCTGGTGAGCACGATGACCGGGGTCGGCTCGGCGATGGCGATGAGGTCGGTGCCCGCCGCCCCGGGCAGGCGCAGATCGGTGAGGACGAGGTCGAAGGTGCTCGGGTCGGCGGTGCGCGCCGCCTCGGCGGAGTCCACGGCGGTAACCCGGTGGCCGGCGCGTTCCAGCACGCCGGTGAGGGTGTCGCGGGTAATGGCCTCGTCCTCGACGACCAGGAGGGTGCTCATATCGGTTCCTCGTGACGGGTTTCGGGGGCCGGCGCGGCGGGCAGGCGCAGGTTGACCCGGGTGCCTTCCCCGGCGCGGCTCTCGATATCGATGCGGCCGTAGTGGGCCTGGACGATGTGGTAGACCACGGCGAGCCCCAGGCCGGTCCCCTCACCGGGGGCCTTGGTGGTGAAGAAGGGCTCGAAGAGCCGCTCCAGGTGATCGGGTTCGATCCCGCCCCCCTCGTCGATGAGGTCGAGGACGATGGCATCCCCCTCGGCCTCGGCGGAGATCTCCACCGTCCCCCCGGCGGGGGAGGCATCGGCGGCATTGCCCAGCAGGTTGACCAGGACCTGGAGCAGGCGCGGCTCGTCACCGAGGACGGCGAGGTCCGTGGCGATGTGGCGCTCGAAGGCGGCTCGTTTGCCGCTGCCGGAGACGGCCACCAGGCGGATGGCCTCCTCCACCAGCGGCGCCACCGCCACCGGCTCGCTGGCGCGGGTATCGGCATCCCCGCCGTGGCTGAAGCGCATGAGCGCCTGGAGGATGTCGCTGATCCGCCGGGTCTGGGTGCGGATCTGGCCCAGGCCGGTGGTCACCGCCTGCGGGTCGGCCGGGTCCAGGGCCTGGGCCAGGCCGTCGATGTTGGTGACCGGGTTGCCGATCTCGTGGGCGACGCCGGCGGCCAGCCGGCCCACCGAGGCGAGCCGCTCGCTGTGGGCCAGCTCGGCCTCCAGCCGCTGGAGGTCGGTGAGGTCCTCCACCAGGACGACGGTGCCGGCGGCGTCGCGATCCGCCTCGATGGCGGCCTTGTGGAGGTTGAGCCAGCGGGTGGCTTCGCCCTGGCCCACCTGGACCTTGCGCAGCCGGCGGTCGTCGGTGCGCAGGAAGCCGGCCAGCAGCCCACCCCACGGGGCCGGCAGCTCGGCCACCGGTCGCCCGGTGGCCGCCTCCTCGTCGATCCCGGTGAGGGTGACCAGGGACTGGTTCCAGTGGATGACCTCGCCGTCCAGCGCCACCGTGGCCGCCCCCAGCGGGAGGTCGTGGAGGACCTGGCGGTGATAGCGGCGCAGGGAGTCGAGCTCCCGGGAGAGGCCGTGGAGCTCGATGGTGGAATCGGCCAGGCGTGCCTCCACGTGGCGGACCGTGTCGGCCAGCGCCTGGCGGGTGTGAGGCTCCAGCCGCAGTCGCTCGTCCACGATCATCCGGGCCAGCAGGGGGCCCATGAGACCGGAGAGATTGCGCTCGATCTGCTCCCGCAGCCGGGTGAGCTCGCCGGGGCGGTCCTCGTCCGGGGCCAGGTCCAGGTCCTTGAGGGCGCGGCGGACCTCCCGCCGGGCCACCTCCGGCCCCACGGCCTCGGCCAGCCGCTCGCTGAACTGTTCCGCCGAGCCGGCCGCCACCACCCCGGTGGCCGGCGGGGTCGCCTGCACGCAGGCCCGGGCCGCCCGGGCCTCCGCCTCGGTGGGGCGGGTGGCCAGGCTGACGGCCAGGAAGAGCGCCCCGTTCACCGCCAGGGAGGCGGTGGTGGCGGTGAACCAGGGGGACTCCGTGGCCACCGTGCCGAGGAGGGCCGCGGGATCGAGGCCGAACGCCAGGAAGCCGGCGCGCTCCAGCAGGGGAAGCAGCAGCAGTCCGGCCCAGACGGTGCCGCCGCCCAGCAGGCCGGCGACGAAGCCCTGGCGGGTGGCCCGCGGCCAGAGGAGCAGCCCCACGATCCCGGGCAGAAACTGGGCCACGGCGACGAAGGAGATGAGCCCCATCTCCACCAGCCCGGCGCGCTGCTGAAGGAGCAGGTGGAAGGCATAGCCGGCGAGGATGATGAGCGCCACCAGCCCCCGCCGGCTCCACAGCAGCCAGCGATAGAGGTTGCCACCCTCCGGCGGGCGTCGGGTGAGGCTCGCCGGTAGCAGCAGGTGGTTCATGGCCATGGCGGCCAGGGCCAGGGTGGTGACGATGACCATGGCGCTGGCGGCGGAGACGCCCCCCAGGAAGGCGGCGATGGTCAGCAGGGCGTTCCCCTCTGCCTGGGGCAGGGCGAGGACGAAGTAGTCCGGCGCCCCGGCCAGCCCGCGCTCCTGGCCGGCCCAGAGGATGGGCGGGATGGCCAGGTTGAGCAGCAGCAGGAAGAGGGGGAAGCCCCAGGCGGCGATCCGTAGCCCCCGCGCATCCGTGGCCTCGGTAAAGGCCATGTGGAACTGCCGCGGCAGCAGGAAGGCGGCGGCGAAGGCGAGCAGCAGCAGGGTCGTCCAGGAGCCGGAGTGGACCGGCTCGTACATCCGCTCCAGGGCCGCCGGGTTCGCGGCCAGCCACTCGTTCAATCCGCCCGGCCCGCCGAAGACGCCGAACAGGGCCAGGGCGCCCACGGCCAGCAGGGCGGCGAGCTTCACCAGGGACTCGAACGCCACCGCCGCCACCAGCCCCTCGTGGCGCTCCCCCGGGGCGGCGTGGCGGGCGCCGAAGAGGGTGGCGAAGAGGATGAGCAGGGCGCAGAAGGCCAGGGCCAGCAGGTGGGGCGGCGTCTGGCGGGTGAGGACCTGGGCCGATTCGGTCACCGCCCGGATCTGGAGGGCGATGTAGGGGAGGCTGCCCACCAGCATGAAGAGCGTCACCGCCACCCCCGCCGCCTGGCTGCGGTAGCGGAAGGTGAACAGGTCCGCCAGGGAGGTGAGCTGGTGCTCCCGCGCCAGGCGCAGGATGGGGGCGAGCAGCACCGGCGCCAGGAGGAAGGCCAGGGTCGGCCCCAGGTAGATGGTCAGGAACTGGTAGCCATCGCTGGCGGCGAAGCCGACGCTGCCGTAGAAGCTCCAGGAGGTGGCAAAGACCCCCAGGGAGAGGACGTAGACCGCCGGGTGGCGCAGGAGCCGGTCGGGTAGCCAGCCGCGCTCCGCCGCCAGGGCGATGAGGAAGAGCAGGGAGAGGTAGCCCGTGGCCGCTGCCAGGAGCCAGCCGGCCTCAAGCGTCATCATCCCCCCCGGCGCGATCCCCCAGGTGGAGGAGGGCGGCGGCGATGGCCAGGACCGCCGCCCAGACGGCGTAAGGGGCCAGCCAGCCCCAGGCCGGTCGCGCCCAGACGGCCAGCAGCGGCGAGGCCAGGAGGGCGACGGCGATGACGGCGGCGATGATGGGTCGATCTCCCCCGCTACCCCGCTCGCTGCTAGTGCCGT
This region of Thiohalospira halophila DSM 15071 genomic DNA includes:
- a CDS encoding exonuclease domain-containing protein; amino-acid sequence: MMAGGQWRRRWLARRAPPGPLADYLAIPFPAPGSDCREVEFLALDLETTGLDPARDEIISMGLVPLRGGRLELGQGLGLPVRPEGAVGADSVAIHGLTDTAVAGGESLASAMGELLERLAGRVLLAHYAPFELAFLDRACRAVYGGRFAAAVVDTQWLEHRHRQRRGQPVRAADLRLDAVRGAWGLPPHRAHDALADAVAAGELFLAQWADRAGGGRLPLKAVLSPARAARR
- a CDS encoding DUF294 nucleotidyltransferase-like domain-containing protein codes for the protein MEPADVRAFLATIPALADLPEATLAAVAGRLHARYLRAGAAFPPAEPEGETLYLLRTGAVELTDNHGHLLDRLDEGALAGACDGAALQGRVVEDALIYGLPCVEVQHLATDHTELAGALAAGERDRLRAALSAAHQTPGPGGDLAGLAVGDLLKRPAATIAADAPIREAAAAMARAGVSSLLVTDADGALTGIVTDRDLRNRCLAAGRDPGEPVGTIATPEPATVEATESALEALMAMTRLGVHHLPVVRNRHPAGVISSGDLLRLRAGDALYLVGDIRRAEDRTALAGVGERLRELQPQMVAAGADASHVTRAVTAVAEAVTRRLTELAETELTAERGPPPVGWAWITCGSVARGEATAGSDQDNGLVLLEEPDAEGWDWFAEFARRVSDGLDAAGFPYCPGNVMATNPDWCQPLATWREYFRRWTHEPEPQALMHASIFFDLSVTAGTPAAREAVEELRTEFLAWTADHSAFRAALAGNALSRRPPLGFFRQFVVDRSGDHAHTLDLKRDGLIPIVDLARIHALGAGLRENATLDRLRALGTDSMNAGDAAELADAFALLGDLRIRHQTEALRAGERPDNHLDPASLSRLQRHHLKDAFRIIQTHQSALAQRYEAGRFG
- a CDS encoding sodium:solute symporter family protein; protein product: MELQTLIYLVVGATFALYLGIAFWAKAGSTGEFYIAGGGVHPVANGAATAADWMSAASFISMAGLIAFLGYDGSVYLMGWTGGYVLLALLLAPYLRKFGKFTVPEFIGDRYYSDTARVVAVICLIFISFTYVAGQMRGVGIVFSRFLEVELLTGLIIGMGVVFVYAVLGGMKGITYTQVAQYVVMIFAYTVPAVFIALQVTGNPIPQVALGADLAGTSTDLLAKLDQTLVDLGFGPYTEGSKPTVDVFFITLALMVGTAGLPHVIVRFFTVPKVRDARRSAGWALLFIALLYTTAPAVGALSHWNFINTVNGPEEQGTEYEAMPEWFSTWEHSGLIAWHDHNGDGKLQYAAGSALDGKPQFTDQTGEHGQRLVANPGDGEPVEGAPFANEVYVDRDIMVLANPEIADLPNWVIALVAAGGVAAALSTAAGLLLVISSAISHDLLKRTFRPQISERGELAAGRIAAATAILIAGYLGANPPAFVAQVVAFAFGLAAASLFPVIIMGIFNKRMNREGAIAGMVVGLVFTLAYIIYFKGVFVEPFAADVPENWLFGISPEGIGGLAMLLNFAVAWTVSKVTAAPPQSIQELVASIRVPRGAGGATGH
- a CDS encoding DUF4212 domain-containing protein — protein: MNDEQRADNYWKANLRILAGCLAVWFIVSFGFGILLVEPLNQIQLGGYKLGFWFAQQGSIYTFLLIIFYYAWRMNRLDREHDFHEE
- a CDS encoding putative nucleotidyltransferase substrate binding domain-containing protein, with product MSDTDALQPTVDFLRRHAPFAQMGTAELQSLAARAKLAFFARGEVITAPEQGPAEYFYIIKQGRVRGETGGDGEAWELVTGESFPIGALLGHRPVRTRHRAVEDTFCFELPRSEFDRLREASPVFGDFCARRLASLLDQALRRGAPASGTPASSPLGTPLGELTPTPAVIAPASTALRDALTELERDEGEAIAVTDAAGHPAGIITLRDIATRVTLAGRDLATPVGELADAEAPALDITAPAWAAARALAESGRRHLLLTRDGAVAGVVSEAAVVGGDAGLVALARAIADAPDIAALAALQADVHAFIGRLLAQGAGADAITRVVATLNDRLTRAVIHHILAEHGRPRTAFTWLAFGSEGRGEQTLKTDQDNGILFEPADGDVEAARAELLSLAGTINDGLARVGFPLCPGNIMASNPDCCLTAGEWRERFARWIDQGTPQHLLNATVFFDFRPLWGDPEPAAALRGWLGEAVAANSRFRRQMAENALRNRPPLGLFGEIKRSAGDDGRPGVDLKVQGLAPFVDAARLLALAHGVAATHTLDRLEAVVTAGGLDPDDASAWRDAYEFIQWLRMEQHRRQAAAGEPLDNRVDPDGLNELHRRILKEAFRQARKLQARLALDYQL
- a CDS encoding flagellar brake protein, translating into MGRQAVRLIGLNAYADYLVKSPVEITSVLRSLQKGARQISAYFDDSPSGFLATTIVHVDPKKNMVLLERRENGSADDRMLDASEVLFDTKHNNVTLQFTADSIQPARMQGEPVFLIPMPRELLRLQRRQAFRAPVPRASEDPVTCSFTDRHGDIQTLPVQDISIGGLGMLDDQCEIEVEPHTTIPEATLHLQEMGEVTLELEVRNSFDTTLMNGREVRRIGCRFTRLNNATEATLQRFIHRLETEARS
- a CDS encoding sigma-54-dependent transcriptional regulator; translation: MSTLLVVEDEAITRDTLTGVLERAGHRVTAVDSAEAARTADPSTFDLVLTDLRLPGAAGTDLIAIAEPTPVIVLTSYASVRSAVDSMKQGAVDYLAKPFDHDELVLLVDRTLRTADLERQNAALKSQVEAHYPVGGMIGESPAMQAVFDRLQRVAPTSATVLVLGESGTGKELAARAIHDASPRKDGPFITVNCAAIPAGLIESELFGHEKGAFTGADRQHRGLVEAAEGGTLFLDEIGELPAEAQARLLRVLQAGEVRRVGATGARHVDVRLVAATHRDLRTLVAKGDFREDLYYRLQVMEIRLPPLRERGGDVEALAEALLERACHRLNRPPLALTEAARRAVREHDWPGNVRELENAIERAVILADSEAIDTAALGLEPTPARPEGPTDDLSLDEYFIHFVRSHEGELTETELARRLGVSRKTLWERRQRLGIPRRPG